The following are encoded together in the Candidatus Methylomirabilis oxygeniifera genome:
- a CDS encoding Acetyl-CoA synthetase / acetyltransferase (GNAT) family protein — translation MNGLDKIFSPKTIAVIGASENTGSVGRAIMENLFTQKTASIFPVNPKRKKILGMDAYARVAAVPEPIDLAVIATPAPTVPDLVSECGEAGVGGLVIISAGFKEIGEKGKGLEDRIQATRKRYGMRIIGPNCLGVIRPMTGLNASFLNVRPEAGRIAFISQSGALGSAILDWAMHAHIGFSLFASLGSMMDVDFGDLIDFLGDDPNTKSIMLYMEGIGNAKKFISAAKGFARNKPIIVLKPGRFAESARAAFSHTGSMGGEDRTCDAAFKRVGVVRVRDIADLFNVAEVLHAKHLPKGSEIAIVTNAGGAGVIATDTLMGLGGRLARLTDDSIRMLNDHLPAYWSKANPVDVLGDADIGRYETAVTTCLDDPGVKGVITIYTPQGSAQPDELATRFTAIADQSHKPFITVWMGGERVEGARRITLQHNIPTYDTPEEAVKTYLYMYRYGRNLELLYETPGPLPVDQAPPKHNLKAFIAELYKEGRTLLTEKESKRFLVNYGIPTVKPYLTKNLEEALSVANSVGYPVVLKIVSPDILHKSDVGGVVTGIDSDRELKSEYGHLIKRVQKKAPQATISGISVQQMVEKVDYELILGMKKDKDFGSVILFGMGGIGVEMFQDFSIGLPPLNQTLARRLMEETKVFRMIQGYRGRPAADMTQLEQILVSFSNLVIDFPEIAEIDINPLAISEGKACALDARIVLDQHAVGYTGAYPHLVITPYPARYVIPWRLTDGTEVLLRPIRPEDEPLEREMLSTLSEEALRGRFFQVIKKITHEMLIRFCNIDYDREMAIVAELRQGEKRRIIGIGRLIIEPDGKSGEFAVVVHDDFQGKGLGYKLVDMLIGVAQDKGLGEVTGTVLTDNTSMLRVCETLGFKIGHQPEGVSKVRLVLK, via the coding sequence ATGAACGGTCTGGACAAAATATTCAGCCCGAAGACCATTGCCGTTATCGGCGCCTCTGAGAATACAGGGTCTGTAGGACGGGCGATCATGGAAAACCTCTTTACGCAAAAGACGGCGTCGATCTTTCCGGTCAATCCAAAACGGAAAAAGATCCTGGGGATGGATGCCTATGCCAGGGTTGCCGCAGTCCCGGAGCCGATCGATCTTGCGGTGATTGCGACGCCTGCGCCCACAGTTCCCGACCTTGTCAGCGAGTGCGGAGAGGCGGGAGTAGGGGGGCTCGTCATCATCTCCGCGGGGTTCAAGGAGATCGGCGAAAAAGGCAAAGGACTGGAGGACCGGATCCAGGCGACTCGGAAACGGTACGGCATGAGAATCATCGGGCCCAATTGTCTCGGTGTCATCCGGCCCATGACGGGGTTGAACGCCTCTTTTCTGAACGTCCGCCCTGAAGCGGGGCGGATCGCCTTTATCTCGCAGAGCGGGGCGCTGGGGAGTGCCATTCTCGACTGGGCCATGCATGCGCATATCGGCTTCAGCCTCTTTGCCTCCCTCGGCTCCATGATGGATGTCGATTTCGGGGACCTGATCGATTTCCTGGGCGACGACCCGAATACCAAAAGCATCATGCTCTATATGGAGGGGATCGGAAATGCGAAGAAGTTCATCAGCGCCGCAAAGGGATTCGCAAGGAATAAACCGATCATCGTGTTGAAACCAGGCAGATTCGCCGAGAGCGCCAGGGCCGCGTTCTCTCATACCGGGTCGATGGGGGGTGAAGATCGAACATGCGATGCCGCCTTCAAACGGGTTGGTGTGGTCAGGGTGAGAGATATTGCCGATCTGTTTAATGTGGCGGAGGTCCTGCACGCCAAGCACCTCCCGAAAGGATCCGAGATTGCGATCGTCACCAATGCAGGCGGAGCCGGGGTGATCGCGACGGACACGTTAATGGGGTTGGGCGGACGGCTCGCACGACTGACGGATGACAGCATCAGAATGCTGAACGATCATCTCCCCGCGTATTGGAGCAAGGCCAATCCGGTGGATGTCCTGGGGGATGCGGATATAGGGCGATACGAGACGGCCGTTACGACCTGCCTGGACGATCCCGGCGTCAAGGGTGTGATTACAATCTATACGCCGCAGGGGTCGGCGCAGCCCGACGAACTCGCAACGCGCTTCACGGCGATCGCCGATCAAAGCCATAAACCGTTTATCACCGTATGGATGGGCGGAGAACGTGTCGAAGGCGCGCGGAGGATCACCCTCCAGCATAACATCCCGACGTATGACACTCCGGAAGAGGCCGTCAAGACCTACCTCTACATGTACCGGTACGGACGGAATCTCGAACTCCTGTATGAAACCCCCGGGCCATTGCCGGTGGACCAGGCGCCTCCCAAACATAACCTGAAGGCATTTATCGCAGAGCTCTATAAGGAGGGCAGGACGCTCCTGACGGAGAAAGAATCGAAGCGGTTTCTCGTGAATTACGGCATTCCCACCGTCAAACCGTATCTGACGAAGAATCTGGAGGAAGCCCTGAGTGTGGCGAACTCGGTCGGATATCCGGTTGTCCTGAAGATTGTGTCCCCCGATATCCTTCATAAAAGTGACGTCGGCGGTGTCGTGACAGGGATTGATTCCGACCGGGAGCTGAAGAGCGAATATGGACATCTGATCAAACGGGTTCAGAAGAAAGCTCCGCAGGCGACTATCTCCGGGATCTCCGTTCAGCAGATGGTGGAAAAGGTCGATTACGAGCTGATCCTCGGCATGAAAAAGGATAAAGACTTCGGGTCGGTCATTCTCTTCGGCATGGGAGGGATCGGGGTTGAGATGTTTCAGGACTTCTCTATCGGTCTACCCCCGTTGAACCAGACCCTGGCGAGACGACTGATGGAAGAGACGAAGGTCTTTCGGATGATCCAGGGCTATCGGGGGAGGCCCGCTGCGGACATGACGCAGTTGGAGCAGATTCTGGTGAGCTTTTCCAATCTGGTCATCGATTTTCCGGAGATTGCCGAGATCGATATCAATCCTCTCGCCATCTCCGAAGGGAAGGCCTGCGCCCTTGATGCCAGAATCGTTCTCGATCAACACGCCGTCGGGTACACCGGCGCGTATCCCCATCTCGTGATCACCCCGTATCCCGCGCGATATGTGATCCCATGGCGATTAACCGACGGGACCGAGGTGCTCCTGAGGCCGATCCGGCCGGAGGACGAACCGCTGGAACGTGAGATGCTCTCGACCCTGTCTGAAGAGGCGTTGCGGGGGAGATTCTTTCAGGTCATCAAGAAGATCACCCATGAGATGCTGATTCGGTTCTGCAACATCGATTACGACCGGGAGATGGCGATCGTCGCGGAGCTGAGACAAGGGGAGAAAAGACGGATCATCGGCATCGGCAGGTTGATCATCGAACCGGACGGCAAGAGCGGCGAATTTGCCGTCGTGGTGCACGATGATTTTCAGGGCAAGGGCCTCGGTTACAAGCTGGTGGACATGCTGATCGGCGTTGCCCAGGATAAGGGACTGGGGGAGGTGACCGGTACCGTCCTCACCGACAACACGAGTATGCTTCGGGTGTGTGAGACCCTCGGGTTCAAGATCGGCCATCAGCCTGAAGGGGTGAGCAAGGTTAGGCTAGTGTTGAAGTAA
- a CDS encoding putative Alpha/beta hydrolase fold (Evidence 3 : Function proposed based on presence of conserved amino acid motif, structural feature or limited homology), which yields MSRRLTTQSGPLDEMVGRQPTDLAFHTDSRTLVYLIHGVTGTPVEMGYLGRRLARHGWDVYATTLPGHCTRLRDLMRTSEEDWIAHVKAQLAFVRERYDRLYVAGLSAGGLLALDSSLTVNVDGLGVFSPTFFYDGWKTPWTRALLPFVMEVAPLGYLLFHQDGPPFGIKERRLQAHKRASYGSVSLLRRWIMGLWTRMTHAADQAISAPLAATMGYPIFPLKTLTNIDRLSTLVRRRLGEVTAPTLILQAREDDITGPRNGELVHNGIASIRKRLILLDDCYHVITVDKQKKAVADHLIEFFGRQTSRSETHQLA from the coding sequence ATGAGCCGACGACTGACCACGCAGTCTGGTCCTCTTGATGAGATGGTCGGCCGCCAACCGACCGACCTCGCCTTCCACACCGACTCACGTACCTTGGTATATCTGATTCACGGTGTCACAGGGACACCGGTCGAGATGGGCTACCTTGGACGGCGGTTGGCGCGCCACGGATGGGACGTCTATGCCACAACCCTCCCGGGCCACTGTACGCGGCTCAGGGACCTGATGAGAACGTCCGAGGAGGACTGGATCGCGCACGTGAAGGCGCAACTTGCCTTCGTACGCGAACGGTACGACCGCCTCTATGTGGCCGGCCTGAGCGCGGGAGGACTCCTGGCGTTGGACTCCTCACTGACCGTGAATGTTGATGGACTTGGAGTCTTCTCGCCCACCTTTTTTTATGATGGGTGGAAGACGCCTTGGACCAGAGCACTCTTGCCCTTTGTTATGGAGGTGGCTCCTTTGGGCTATCTCCTCTTCCACCAGGATGGTCCACCCTTTGGAATTAAGGAGAGACGGCTTCAGGCCCACAAGCGGGCGTCGTATGGTTCCGTTTCGCTCCTGCGTCGATGGATCATGGGTTTGTGGACTCGCATGACCCATGCTGCCGACCAGGCGATCAGTGCCCCTTTGGCAGCCACGATGGGGTATCCGATCTTTCCGTTGAAGACCTTGACCAATATAGATCGGCTCTCCACGCTCGTCCGTCGTCGCTTGGGTGAGGTGACGGCGCCCACCTTGATCCTCCAGGCTCGCGAAGACGACATCACCGGCCCTCGTAATGGCGAACTAGTGCACAACGGCATCGCTTCAATACGGAAGCGCCTGATCTTACTCGATGACTGCTACCATGTGATCACGGTGGATAAGCAGAAAAAAGCCGTTGCCGACCACCTGATTGAGTTCTTTGGTCGCCAGACCTCCAGATCGGAGACCCATCAACTCGCATAG
- a CDS encoding putative 2, 3-diketo-5-methylthio-1-phosphopentane phosphatase (phosphoserine phosphatase) (serB) (Evidence 3 : Function proposed based on presence of conserved amino acid motif, structural feature or limited homology; Product type pe : putative enzyme) produces MDQTLLSINYPELEKPAAGSRSLRMPSDLPAFQVLCDFDGTITRTDVTDAILEAFALPAFREWQCRWERGEITSRECLSRQVELIQADQSTLMQFAATLPIDKGIVTLQQRCAQHGIPLIIVSDGIDRLIEAVLRRYGLSSIPVVSNRLVCDGNGSFSLGSPYASPDCRIGAGTCKCAVASFCGLSLKETIYIGDGRSDRCISTVAQKVYAKAGLREWCDLQGISCEPFETLTEVTEHLFRKVSCFA; encoded by the coding sequence ATGGATCAGACTCTTCTTTCAATAAACTATCCCGAATTAGAGAAGCCGGCAGCAGGTTCCCGATCTCTGCGCATGCCGAGCGATCTGCCGGCTTTTCAAGTCCTTTGCGATTTCGATGGGACCATCACCAGAACGGATGTCACCGATGCCATCCTCGAAGCTTTTGCCCTGCCGGCATTCCGCGAATGGCAGTGTCGATGGGAACGGGGTGAGATCACCAGCCGAGAGTGTCTGTCCCGACAGGTGGAGTTGATTCAGGCAGATCAGTCAACACTCATGCAGTTTGCGGCTACTCTCCCCATCGACAAGGGTATCGTGACACTCCAGCAACGGTGCGCACAACACGGTATCCCGTTGATCATCGTCAGCGACGGCATCGATCGGCTCATCGAGGCGGTACTGCGTCGGTACGGTCTGTCTTCGATCCCCGTCGTCTCAAATCGTCTGGTCTGTGATGGAAACGGGTCCTTCTCGCTCGGTTCCCCGTATGCATCACCCGACTGCCGGATTGGAGCCGGGACGTGTAAATGCGCCGTGGCTAGCTTTTGCGGCCTCTCGCTCAAAGAGACAATCTATATCGGAGACGGACGATCTGACCGTTGCATCTCGACTGTGGCGCAAAAGGTCTACGCGAAGGCGGGACTGCGAGAGTGGTGTGATCTTCAGGGGATCTCCTGTGAACCGTTTGAGACACTGACCGAAGTCACTGAACATCTCTTTCGAAAGGTGAGCTGTTTCGCATGA
- a CDS encoding conserved protein of unknown function (Evidence 4 : Homologs of previously reported genes of unknown function) translates to MTTECGGRMKILFITGKLAERALKETLAGMQADFDHEVAVLKISVAALMTQPFILHALRSPSCDLLMIPGLCRVEPGELEQALGVKVEKGPKDLRDIPYYFGVEKKREGYGGHDLTILAEINDAPTLPIEEILRKARYYAACGADIIDVGCIPARPAGNVGEIVSALRSEGFRVSIDSFDPQEILAADKAGAELLLSLNALNLQLAPDLQCTPVIIPDFGKGLDSLAANIEAVERLSSTQYLIDPILAPIGFGFAESLARYTEARRRFPQAEILMGVGNITELTDADSTGINALLAGVMSELQIRYVLTTEVASWARGSVRELDLARRLMYYARQRGVLPKDIDDGLLTIKDRRIDCPSEAELREMQPMVTDQNFRIFADREAIYVFNRDLFIKETDIRRIFDQLTAHLGQEPVGHAFYLGRELMKARIAMLLGKKYIQEDDLKWGYLGTG, encoded by the coding sequence GTGACGACGGAATGCGGCGGGCGCATGAAGATCCTCTTCATTACCGGCAAGCTGGCAGAGCGTGCCCTGAAAGAAACGCTGGCAGGCATGCAGGCCGACTTCGACCACGAGGTGGCCGTCCTCAAGATCAGCGTGGCCGCCCTGATGACCCAGCCCTTCATCCTCCATGCGCTCCGCTCACCATCCTGTGACCTGCTGATGATCCCCGGACTCTGCCGTGTGGAACCTGGCGAGTTGGAGCAGGCGTTGGGCGTAAAGGTCGAAAAGGGGCCGAAGGATCTGCGTGATATCCCCTACTACTTCGGTGTCGAGAAGAAACGGGAGGGGTATGGCGGGCATGATCTGACCATCCTGGCCGAGATCAACGACGCCCCCACCCTGCCGATCGAGGAGATCCTCCGCAAGGCCCGCTACTACGCAGCCTGCGGCGCGGATATCATCGATGTCGGCTGTATCCCGGCGCGACCGGCCGGTAATGTCGGTGAGATTGTCTCGGCACTTCGGTCTGAAGGGTTCCGCGTCAGCATCGACAGCTTTGATCCGCAGGAGATTCTTGCCGCCGACAAGGCCGGCGCCGAATTGCTCCTGAGCCTGAACGCTCTGAACCTGCAGCTTGCCCCGGATCTACAGTGCACCCCGGTGATTATCCCCGATTTCGGCAAGGGGCTGGATTCCCTGGCGGCGAACATCGAAGCCGTGGAGCGCCTGAGCAGCACGCAATACCTCATCGATCCCATTCTCGCGCCGATCGGCTTCGGTTTCGCCGAATCGCTCGCCCGCTACACCGAGGCGAGACGCCGCTTCCCGCAGGCCGAGATCCTCATGGGGGTGGGAAACATCACCGAGTTGACCGATGCCGACAGCACGGGGATCAATGCGCTCCTCGCAGGGGTGATGTCGGAGCTGCAGATCCGATATGTGCTTACCACCGAGGTGGCCTCGTGGGCCAGGGGCTCCGTCCGCGAGTTGGACCTGGCTCGGCGGCTGATGTATTACGCCCGGCAGCGGGGGGTGCTGCCGAAAGATATCGACGACGGCCTGCTCACCATCAAGGACCGACGGATCGATTGCCCATCCGAAGCAGAACTGAGGGAGATGCAGCCGATGGTGACGGACCAGAACTTCAGGATCTTTGCGGACCGGGAGGCCATCTATGTGTTCAATCGCGATCTCTTCATCAAGGAGACCGACATCCGCCGGATCTTCGACCAGCTTACGGCGCACCTCGGCCAGGAACCGGTCGGTCACGCCTTTTACCTGGGTCGCGAGCTGATGAAGGCGCGGATAGCAATGCTGCTCGGAAAAAAATATATCCAGGAAGACGATCTCAAATGGGGGTATCTCGGGACAGGATAA
- a CDS encoding exported protein of unknown function (Evidence 5 : No homology to any previously reported sequences), producing the protein MCRFSVRRVSFRHLFSFFAVCMIVTSSYVLFNVLDLDGSASRERAQACGFEAVMPDSSGEIKPPAARTPASSLGSLRSLLFTATDYSSLTSRLTIPLPSSYRIVHTRKTTHSESASPAQGSEPAQRSA; encoded by the coding sequence ATGTGTAGGTTTAGTGTGCGGCGTGTCAGCTTCCGACATCTCTTTTCGTTCTTTGCTGTGTGCATGATTGTCACATCCTCCTACGTCCTCTTTAATGTGTTAGACCTCGACGGATCGGCTTCAAGGGAACGTGCACAGGCCTGTGGTTTCGAAGCAGTCATGCCGGATTCCAGCGGAGAGATCAAGCCTCCTGCGGCGCGTACGCCAGCCTCGTCGTTAGGGTCGTTGCGTAGTCTCTTGTTCACCGCGACGGATTACAGTTCTCTCACTTCTCGTCTCACGATTCCGTTACCATCCAGCTATCGCATCGTCCACACCCGTAAAACGACCCATTCGGAGTCCGCCTCCCCCGCACAGGGAAGCGAGCCCGCCCAACGGTCAGCCTAG
- a CDS encoding Aminotransferase class-III produces the protein MNRTDKTRLSEEALREKEAQYCSHGDTAHYSATPKFFQGCEGSFLYDREDKPYLDLQMWYSTVNFGYRNKHIVDAVKAQLEQLPQLACQYLHEEKVLAAERLATECHRAFGIKGRVHFNVGGAQAIEDSMKIVRNTTGKSLFMAFMGGYHGRTLGASEITSSYRYRRRFGHFSNRAHFVPFPYCYRCPYDMKLESCDYYCVKQFERLFETEYNSFWDSKAEEPEFVAFYVEPVQATGGYIPPPPEYFLRLKQVLDERKILLVDDEVQMGFFRTGKFWAIEHFGVKPHIVVFGKTLTNGLNPLSGLWAQEALISPQAFPPGSTHSTYSSNPLGTAAALATLQWIEQQDYERKVAESGAYFLEQLELLKKRHAVIGDVAGLGLALRIEVTQPDRLTPNQPLANRIFELGLAGGIPTSRGPMGLVLNVTGYYKNVFGLAPCLDITKGEIDLAIELLDWLFTHCTEEP, from the coding sequence ATGAATCGCACAGATAAGACCCGACTCAGCGAAGAGGCGCTTCGGGAAAAGGAGGCGCAGTACTGCTCGCATGGCGATACGGCACACTACTCGGCTACGCCGAAGTTCTTTCAGGGCTGTGAAGGCAGCTTTCTCTATGACCGCGAGGACAAGCCGTACCTCGATCTCCAGATGTGGTACTCGACGGTCAACTTCGGCTATCGCAACAAGCACATCGTGGACGCGGTAAAGGCGCAGCTCGAGCAATTGCCCCAATTGGCGTGCCAGTATCTCCATGAAGAAAAAGTCCTGGCAGCCGAGAGATTGGCGACCGAATGCCACCGAGCCTTCGGCATCAAAGGGCGCGTGCATTTCAATGTGGGGGGCGCCCAGGCCATCGAAGACTCGATGAAAATTGTGCGCAATACTACCGGCAAATCCCTCTTCATGGCCTTTATGGGAGGGTACCACGGCAGGACCCTCGGAGCCTCCGAAATCACCTCCAGCTACCGATACCGACGACGCTTCGGCCATTTCTCGAACCGAGCACATTTTGTTCCCTTCCCGTACTGCTACCGGTGCCCATACGACATGAAGCTGGAGAGCTGCGACTATTACTGCGTCAAACAGTTCGAGCGGCTGTTCGAGACGGAGTATAACTCATTCTGGGATTCGAAGGCTGAGGAGCCTGAGTTTGTCGCATTTTACGTAGAGCCGGTGCAGGCCACAGGAGGATATATTCCACCGCCCCCCGAGTATTTCCTGCGGCTCAAGCAGGTTCTGGATGAGCGGAAGATTCTCCTGGTAGACGACGAGGTCCAGATGGGGTTTTTCAGGACCGGGAAGTTTTGGGCGATTGAGCACTTCGGCGTCAAGCCGCACATTGTCGTCTTTGGGAAGACTTTGACCAATGGCCTGAATCCCCTCTCCGGGTTATGGGCCCAGGAGGCCCTCATCTCTCCCCAGGCCTTTCCGCCTGGGTCGACACATTCCACCTACTCGTCCAATCCGTTGGGCACGGCCGCGGCCCTGGCGACACTGCAGTGGATCGAGCAGCAGGATTATGAGCGGAAGGTGGCCGAATCGGGAGCCTATTTTCTGGAGCAGCTCGAACTCCTCAAGAAACGGCATGCCGTGATCGGGGACGTCGCCGGCTTGGGCTTGGCTTTGCGTATTGAAGTCACGCAGCCGGACCGGCTCACCCCCAACCAGCCCCTCGCAAACCGGATATTCGAGTTGGGTCTGGCCGGGGGGATTCCAACATCCCGTGGCCCCATGGGGTTAGTGCTAAACGTCACGGGATATTACAAGAACGTCTTCGGCCTAGCACCTTGCCTGGATATCACCAAGGGCGAGATCGATCTGGCCATCGAACTGCTGGACTGGCTCTTCACCCACTGCACGGAGGAGCCATGA
- a CDS encoding Putative beta-ribofuranosylaminobenzene 5'-phosphate synthase. Involved in methanopterin biosynthesis (orf4) (Evidence 3 : Function proposed based on presence of conserved amino acid motif, structural feature or limited homology; Product type pe : putative enzyme) yields the protein MKVTVKAHARLHFGFIDPDGSSGRQFGSIGLAIDEPSIMLEAMPANRLSVTGTERDRVLALARQFLSHYNIRQTVHISVKTTIPAHIGLGSGTQLALSVAAALARLFSVDADVRELAGVMGRGRRSGIGIAAFERGGFIVDAGRRAVQGGGWRVEGVPPMIARYPFPKDWTFVVAIPRAGRGLAGAQEVRAFHRIAGRPADTGRLSRILLMQMLPSVLERDPVVFGKSLTMIQRIVGHWFQPVQGGTFATTQGATLAKAMSQAGALGVGQSSWGPAVYGLAKDLEMATSIMEKMREVVPTKVHADVFPAKAFNRGAEIR from the coding sequence ATGAAGGTAACGGTCAAAGCCCATGCCAGGCTTCACTTCGGATTCATCGACCCCGACGGCTCATCGGGTCGACAGTTTGGGAGTATCGGGCTGGCGATCGACGAACCCTCGATCATGCTCGAGGCGATGCCGGCAAATCGCCTCTCGGTCACAGGGACAGAGAGGGACCGAGTCCTTGCGCTCGCGCGCCAATTCCTCAGTCACTACAACATTCGCCAAACGGTACATATCTCCGTCAAGACAACGATCCCTGCCCATATCGGCTTGGGCTCAGGAACGCAACTGGCCTTGAGCGTCGCTGCTGCGCTGGCTCGCCTGTTCTCTGTCGACGCTGATGTTCGGGAGTTGGCAGGCGTAATGGGCAGAGGACGTCGGTCAGGGATCGGGATCGCCGCCTTCGAGCGGGGCGGCTTTATCGTAGACGCCGGGCGGAGAGCAGTGCAGGGTGGAGGGTGGAGGGTGGAGGGTGTGCCGCCGATGATCGCTCGCTACCCCTTTCCGAAAGACTGGACTTTTGTCGTGGCCATTCCCCGCGCCGGCCGCGGGCTGGCCGGAGCACAAGAAGTCCGGGCGTTTCACCGAATCGCCGGCCGTCCTGCCGACACGGGACGACTCAGCCGAATTCTCCTCATGCAGATGCTGCCGTCGGTGCTCGAACGCGATCCCGTCGTCTTCGGCAAATCGCTTACGATGATTCAGCGAATTGTCGGACACTGGTTTCAACCCGTTCAGGGTGGAACGTTTGCCACCACACAGGGGGCGACGTTGGCCAAGGCAATGTCGCAGGCAGGGGCGTTAGGGGTGGGGCAAAGCTCCTGGGGACCGGCGGTCTATGGGCTGGCAAAGGACCTGGAGATGGCCACATCGATCATGGAAAAGATGAGAGAGGTCGTGCCTACAAAGGTTCATGCTGACGTCTTTCCAGCGAAGGCCTTCAATCGAGGAGCCGAGATTCGTTAA
- a CDS encoding conserved protein of unknown function (Evidence 4 : Homologs of previously reported genes of unknown function), whose product MGVSRDRIMIIESIVTTLNEEGEANCAPMGVAIREGEILIRPYTDSATYRNLVATGAAVVNLTDSIRLFAESAISSPQFPAFPAELVPGRVLTDACSYYECSVMHADTTSPRATFRCKIIKKGVLREFIGFNRAKNAIIEAAILATRVRFLGVETILQEYRRLAEIVQKTGGEQEAQAMQYLQNYVERQ is encoded by the coding sequence ATGGGGGTATCTCGGGACAGGATAATGATTATTGAGAGTATCGTCACAACGTTGAATGAGGAGGGAGAGGCGAATTGTGCCCCGATGGGGGTCGCCATCAGGGAAGGGGAGATCCTTATCCGCCCCTATACAGATTCAGCCACCTATCGGAATCTTGTCGCCACCGGGGCTGCTGTCGTCAATCTGACCGACTCGATCCGCCTATTCGCCGAAAGCGCCATCTCCAGCCCTCAGTTTCCTGCGTTTCCGGCCGAGCTGGTTCCCGGCCGTGTCCTGACCGACGCCTGCTCTTATTACGAGTGTTCGGTCATGCACGCCGATACCACCTCCCCGCGCGCAACCTTTCGCTGTAAAATCATCAAGAAAGGCGTCCTGCGGGAATTCATCGGGTTCAACCGGGCGAAGAATGCGATTATTGAGGCGGCGATCCTGGCCACTCGGGTCCGGTTCCTGGGTGTGGAAACGATCCTTCAGGAGTATCGCCGCCTGGCTGAGATTGTGCAGAAAACCGGGGGGGAGCAGGAAGCCCAGGCGATGCAATACCTCCAAAATTACGTCGAGCGGCAATAG
- the fabG gene encoding 3-oxoacyl-(Acyl-carrier protein) reductase, whose protein sequence is MQSRRVAVITGGTKGIGKAIACRLAQDGYNVVLNYHADDETAQSALLEFEGLPVKAVAVKADVSVSAGASRLIETAVSQLGPLDLLVNNVGPFLTRTLYDTTDDEWRRTLDSNLSSTFYCSRAALRVMRERRGGSIINIGALNVEHSPIGVFEAPAYYIAKAGVIMLTRSLARSEAPWGIRVNAINPGFIETETYGGYQAEDKAAWAGMVPLGRLGAPDDIAEAVSFLASEKARYVTGAVLHVHGGLWV, encoded by the coding sequence ATGCAGTCACGACGGGTTGCGGTGATTACCGGCGGCACGAAAGGGATCGGCAAGGCGATTGCCTGCCGCCTTGCCCAGGACGGGTACAACGTCGTCCTGAACTATCATGCCGACGACGAGACGGCCCAATCGGCCCTTCTGGAGTTCGAGGGTCTGCCTGTGAAGGCCGTGGCTGTGAAAGCGGATGTCTCCGTCTCCGCCGGCGCGTCCCGTCTCATCGAGACGGCGGTCAGCCAACTTGGCCCCCTTGATCTCCTGGTCAACAACGTTGGTCCGTTTCTTACGCGGACGTTATATGACACTACCGACGACGAGTGGCGACGAACGCTGGACAGTAACCTGAGCAGCACCTTTTATTGCAGCAGGGCGGCCCTGCGGGTTATGCGAGAGCGGCGCGGCGGCAGCATCATCAACATCGGGGCGCTCAATGTGGAGCATTCGCCGATCGGGGTCTTTGAGGCCCCGGCCTACTACATCGCCAAGGCCGGCGTGATTATGTTGACCAGGTCGTTGGCGCGATCCGAAGCGCCTTGGGGCATCAGGGTCAACGCCATCAACCCCGGTTTCATCGAGACCGAGACCTATGGCGGGTATCAGGCTGAGGACAAGGCGGCCTGGGCCGGGATGGTCCCCCTCGGTCGATTGGGCGCTCCCGACGATATCGCCGAGGCGGTGAGTTTTCTGGCATCCGAGAAGGCGCGATATGTGACAGGGGCGGTCCTTCACGTCCACGGCGGCCTCTGGGTGTGA